In Candidatus Binatia bacterium, the genomic window GCCGTTGGGTACCTGCCCCGAGATCACCGCGTCGAGCAATGCGAGAAAGCCACCCGCCGCGAGACTGGCGACGGCATAGGACTCGGGACACGTCGGCGTGTCGGCGTCGAAGGCGAAGCCGGGCTTGTGTTGCGTTGCCGCAACCTCTTCGACGTAGGCGGGGTCGTGGACCAGTGCGAGCTCGTCGCCGGACGCGGGCCGCGCCGGCACGCGGGTGAGGTCACTTGGTGCGGCATCAGCCAACGGCAGCAACACCGCGATGCGCTCTGGACGCTCGGGATGTCCCGCGCCGGTCTCGTGGTCCATATAGCGCGGGTCGATAACGACACCGGTGCGTGCCATCGGCGGTACCATAGCAACCGTCCGGACCGCGGTAAACGTCGCGGCGTGCTGATTTGACAGCGTGGAGCGATTTCACTAGCGTGACGAGGTCTCTGAACGTACTCCATGTTTGGCATCGGAACCCCGGAACTGCTGGTCATCCTCGTCGTGGCGCTCATCGTGCTCGGGCCCGAGCGCTTGCCGGAGGTCGCGCGGGTTTTGGGCCGCGCGATGGCGGAGCTGCGACGGGCGACCAGTGGCCTGACGGACGAATTACATAACGCCAAAATCCTTTTGGAAGAGCAGGCGCAAGCCGCCATGCGGGAGCAGGCCAAGCCGAAACCTCCCGACGTCCCGGCTACCCCGCATCCGCCGAGCGCGCTGGGCGATTTCGCGCCGGAGAAAGTGGCGGACCCTGCTGCAGAGAAAAAGGACCATGAGCATTCGGAGGGGTAAATGGTCGACGTCAAGATGCCCCTCACGGCGCATTTGCAGGAGCTGCGCTGGCGGCTGATCAAGTCGTTGCTCGCCATCGCGGTCGGATTCACCGCCTGCTACAACTTTGCCGAGACGCTGTTCCAGTTGCTGGCGCGGCCGCTGCTGGCGATCAACGCCGGCAACGGCTCTCAAGCCGACGTTGTGCACCTGATTGGTACCGGTTTGGTGGAGGCGTTCTTTACCAAGCTCAAGGTCTCGGCCATCGCCGCCCTCTTTCTTGCGAGCCCCGTGATCCTCTACCAGCTCTGGAAGTTCGTGGCGCCGGGGCTCTACCAGAACGAGAAGCGGTACGCCATACCATTCGTCCTGTTCGGCACGTCCTTTTTCCTGGCGGGCGCGGCCTTTTGTTACGAGGCGGTGCTGCCTGTCGGCTATCAGTTCTTCATCGCGCAGTACGGCACCATCCAGGTCAGCCCGCAGATCCGCATCAGTGAATACCTGACCTTTACGGCGCGGATGCTGCTGGCCTTCGGCGTCACCTTCGAGCTGCCGGTGGTCGTCTTCTTCCTCGCCCGC contains:
- the tatB gene encoding Sec-independent protein translocase protein TatB; this translates as MFGIGTPELLVILVVALIVLGPERLPEVARVLGRAMAELRRATSGLTDELHNAKILLEEQAQAAMREQAKPKPPDVPATPHPPSALGDFAPEKVADPAAEKKDHEHSEG
- the tatC gene encoding twin-arginine translocase subunit TatC, whose product is MVDVKMPLTAHLQELRWRLIKSLLAIAVGFTACYNFAETLFQLLARPLLAINAGNGSQADVVHLIGTGLVEAFFTKLKVSAIAALFLASPVILYQLWKFVAPGLYQNEKRYAIPFVLFGTSFFLAGAAFCYEAVLPVGYQFFIAQYGTIQVSPQIRISEYLTFTARMLLAFGVTFELPVVVFFLARFGLVTHRMMLQYTRYAILVIFIVAAMLTPGPDVASQLLMAAPLLVLYGVSIGVAYVFGKPRETEAKS